The region GATCCATTTACGGTAATTCATAATTCCTCCCAGGTGTTGAAGTTGTATATAGACAAAAAAATAGCCCTCTCGTCCTTGGTTCAGGGAGAAGGCCGTTCTTTTGTAAACGGAAGCCTTCCTTAGGTGAAAAAGGAACGGTACCCGTTTTGACGTAAAAAAACTGGAAAGGTTGCGCTAATCAAACAAAAAAAGCCACGTTTATGAATCGCTGGCTATCTCATGGTGAATATCGTACAAGGTCTGCACACGCGCTTCATCCCGGCGGAAATATTCCACCAGCGTTTCGATCCGGGTGATGGAATCCCAGCTCAAGTGATGCTCAATGCCTTCAACATCCTTATAAATATGCTCTTGCTGTACCCCAATAATCCCGAGGAACTCCTCCAGCAGCTGATGGCGGTCCACAAGACGTTTCCCCACTTTTTTTCCTTTGCTTGTTAGGACAAGCCCACGATATTTCTCATAGATGAGATATTCGTCCTTATCCAGTTTTTGGATCATCTTGGTCACAGAGGAGGGATGGACTTCCAGCCCCTCGGCAATATCCGAGACCCGCGCATAACCCTTCTCGTCGATGAGCTTATATATGCGCTCCAAATAATCCTCCATGCTGGGTGTTGGCATTCTAGCTTACCTCTTTTCTATAATGAGCGTAACGGTGGGACCGGGCCTTGCTCTAACAATGATACATGCTTCTGCCGCTCCTTGGCAAGTCCTGCCGGTCAGCCGCTTGCCCGCTTAGTGATGTTTACCATGATTCCATTCGCCTGCGGATTGGCACAATAACGTTATCCTCATCCCTAAGGAGCGTGAAATTATGAGCTTAATCACACCCGAACGCCCTCCTGCCAAAAGAACGCGCAAGCCCACCGGCCTCTTCATCCCGGAGCTGGTGTTCTTTGAACCTGATGCGCTGAATTATCCCAAAGGGGAGCGGATTATGGAGTGGGTCAAGTCCCGCAATATTCCCTACCGCATGACCACCTCGCATAACCGGATTACCAATCTGCCGGGCGAGACGGAAGTCGAGCAATACAAAATCGCCAAACGGACGCTGGTGGTCGGCTTGCGCAAGACGCTCACTTTTGACCAGTCGAAGCCGTCTGCCGATTATGCGATTCCGATTGCCACCGGCTGCATGGGCCACTGCCATTATTGTTACCTGCAGACGACGCTGGGAGCGAAGCCCTACATCCGTGTCTATGTCAACACCGGGGACATCATCGATGCCGCCAAAAAATATATCACGGAGCGCTCCCCGGAAATCACGACATTCGAAGCGGCCTGTACCTCAGACCCGCTCGGCCTTGAGCATATTACCGGCTCGCTGACAGAACTGATCGAATTCATGGCGGAGGAGCCGCTCGGGCGGCTGCGCTTCGTGACCAAATACCAGCATGTCGAGCCGCTGCTTAAGCTGAAGCATAACGGCCATACCCGTGTACGCTTCAGCGTGAACGCCGATTATGTAATCAAGAACTTCGAACCGGCCACCTCACGCTTCGAGGAGCGGATTGAGGCCGCCGGACAGATCGCCCGTGCCGGGTATCCGCTGGGCTTCATCATTGCCCCTATCATCTGGCATGACGGCTGGGAAGAAGGCTACAGCGAGCTGCTGGAGAAGCTGGCGCATGCCCTGCCGCCGGAGATTGGCAAGGGGCTGACCTTTGAGATGATCCAGCACCGCTTCACCAAGACAGCTAAGACTGTCATCGAGAAGCGTTATCCGAAGTCGAAGCTGGAGATGGACATTGAGAAGCGCAAGAAGAAATGGGGCAAATGGGGACAGAACAAATACGTCTACCCGGACGAACAGCAAACCGCCCTGCGCGAATTCATCACAGAGCGGATTTTCGAATATTTTCCGGAAGCAGCTATTGATTATTTCACTTAAGTCACCTAATTAGAAAATCAGCCAGCGCGGCGTGATGCCCTGCAGCCAAATCGTAATGCGAAACATCTGGTCGGTGAACAGCAGGATGCCCATGAATACCATCAGCCCGCCGCCCAGCTTCATCAGCAGGTTGGAGTATTTCAGGATTTTGCGTGCTCCGCCCAGGAAAAAAGCCAATCCGAAGAACGGCAGGGCAAAGCCGATACTATATGCCGTAATCATCGTAAACCATGTTCCCGGATCACTGGCCGATAACGCAATTATAGCTGTTAGAATGGGACCTATGCAGGGCGACCAGCCTGCCGAGAACCCGATACCGAAGATAAAGGAGCCGAGGTACCCGGCAGGCTTCCATCTCAGCTCCAGCTTGCGTTCCCGGAGCAGAAACTGCGGCTGGAATACCCCCAGCAGGAAGAGTCCCATGACAATAATAAGAATCGCCGATAGTTGACGGATCAGATCCCGCTGCCCGTTGAAGAATTCACCGAACAACCCGGCTCCAAAGCCAAGCGTATAGAACACTGCCGAGAAGCCCAGAATGAACGCCAGCGTATGCGAGAGAGTCCGGAGACGGACCTCTTTGCTGTTGCTGCCGTTCTTCAGCTCCTGGACCGATAAGCCGGTAATATAAGATAGATAAGAAGGATAGAGCGGCAAGCAGCAAGGCGATATAAATGACGCCACTCCGGCGGCAAAAGCGATTCCTGCATTCAGGTTGGACACGGGCGCATCTCCTTCCATAGTCGGGGTCACTCGGGTCACTTCATGTAGCAACAGAACAGATACAATTATGTAGGTGGTGCAAAGGGCGGCCGGTTGTACGCTTATTTGTTAGGCTGGCAGCCCTTTTTTGCCGATGAGGGTTAGGGTCAATAGTGCAATTAACAGCAGAACAATCGTTGCTCCCGGAGCCAGATTCCATACTCCAGCAATGACCAGTCCGGAAGTGACAGCAATCTCGGCAATCGCCACGGACAGAATAACCGAGGACTTGAAGCTCCGGGACAGCAGCAGACTAATGGCTACAGGAATGGTCAACAGCGCAGAGACCAGCAGTGAGCCGACAATTTTGATCGCCGTACTGATCACCAAAGCCGTTAACACCGTAATCAGCATATTGAGCAGCTTCACCGGAAGTCCGCTGACACTGGCCGCATCCTCCTCGAAGCTGAGCAGGAAGAATTCCTTGAAGAATAAGGTTACGACGACCACAACTGCAATTGTAACGATTCCCACCACGACAAGATCGGTAGTATTGAGCGTATAGATGCTGCCGAACAGATAGCTCATTACATCTGCATTATACCCTTTGCCCAGGGTGAAAAAAAGTGAGGCCAGCGCTACACCGCCCGACATGATGATCGCAATGGACAGCTCGGCGTAGCTTTTGTAGGCTTTGCGCAGCTTCTCAATGGCAAATGAGGCCACGACTGCAAAGATCAGCCCCGCCCCCAGCGGGTAAAAGCCGGTCAGAAAGCCCAGCGCTACCCCGGCGATCGTAACATGCGCCAGCGTATCTCCGATCATGGACAGACGCCGCAGCACCAGAAAAACGCCGATCAGCGGCGCCGTAATGCCAATCATCAGCCCGCCGGCCAGCGCCCGCTGGAAAAAATCACTAAACAGGATTTCCAAGATGAATGTCTCCTACCTTTCAAATATAAACCTTTCATGCGAAAAGCTTTATCAAACCCTTTTTCAAACCCTTTTCGATCCCTCCCAAACCCTCCCTTCCCGAAGGGAGGGCCCCAAGGGCTCTGCCCTATGGACACCCGCTAAGTGCAATGGGCGTGGGAGGACCGATTTTTGCTGCTTAGGGACGTTGGTGGAAGGATCGCTTTGCCTCCCTGCGGGATACGCTTCACAGAAGACGGGATCTACTTACGTCACAAGATTAAGATCAAAAGACTAAGATCAAAAGATTAAGGTCAAAAGATTAAATGATCGTCCTATGTTGCATAATGGACGATCCAAAAACTGACTTAAGCGTCCTATGTTGTACAATGGACGATCCGAAAACTGACTTGGTCGTCCTATGTTGCACAATGGACGATCCGGACAGCACCCCACCCCTTAATTGCAGAACGTACAACAGAATCTTAACTTTTGAGCGGTTAATCGGGTTCTGTTGTATTTCGTACAATGGATATTGGCAGAAAGGCTGGAAAAAGGCCCATTTCAAAGAATCTAATGTACAAACTGCAACAGAACAGCAAAAAGGGCAGAAATTCGGGCAATCTACTGTACAAAATACAATAGGCTGAATTTGGAGCAGTTGGATCGTTTAATGATCAGGGCAACTATCCTCTTATCAGCCAATTTCAACGATCAGGCTATCAGGACAACGTATGCTGCAAATTGTCGACGGCGCAGTTCTGCGCCTCGTGTGAATGGCGGCAGTAGAAATTTATCTTACCGTTCTTCTGGACCGGCTCGCTGCCCAGGTAATTCTTCATCATGTCGATATCATGCGAGACCATCAGGAAGGTCATATGGTGATGGGCATGCATATGCATGATCAGCTCGAAGAATCCGGCCTGGGTCTCGGCGTCAATACCGACGGTAGGCTCATCCAGAATCAGCAGATCCGGATGGTTGATCAGCGCGCGGGCCAGAAAGACACGCTGCTGCTGGCCGCCGGACAGCTGGCCGACTCTTTTCTCGGCGATGTCCTGAATCCGCATGACCTCCAGCGCATCCTCACATTGCCGGTGCTGGGCCTTCGAGACCCGCCGGATCAGGTTCTTGTTGTTGTACAGACCTGACAAGACCACTTCGCGCACGGTTGCCGGGAACAGCGGGTTGAACGCATTCTTCTGCGGCACATAGCCAATCCGCTCCCAGTCCTTGAACCTCCGCACAGGCTGCCCGAATAATTTGATCTCTCCGCTGGTGGCAGGCAGCAGGCCGACGATCATCTTAAGCAGCGTAGTCTTACCCGCACCGTTAGAACCGAGGATGCCGAGGAAATCACGTTCTTTTACCGTATAATTCAGATTTGAGATCACTTTCTGTTCCCCGTAGGAGAAGGACAAATCCTGTATTTCGATCATATGCTGATGGCAGTCCAGGGATACCGGTTGCATGTGAAGTACCGCCTTTCACTTATACTTTCCTTATTATTGTAAGGCCAGAATGAGATTTTGCAAATTTTTCTCCATTAAGGTGAAATAGTTGTCCCCGTTCTTCTGCTGGGCCTCGGTCAAACCTTCTACCGGATTCAGCACCATCGTGGACACACCGGTCTCACTTGCCAGTGTCTTAGCCAGCTTATCAGATACAAGCTCCTCGAAGAAAATATAACGGATGCCCTCTGCCTTAACCAGCGCCGCCAGCTTCACCAGATCCTGACCGCGCGGCTCAGCGTCCGGCGACAGCCCCATAATGGCATGCTGGGACAGGCCGTAGTCCCGCGCCAGATACGAGAACGCCTGATGTGATACGACAATCTCCTTGTTAGGCAGCTTGCCCAGCTCTTCAGTGAACTTCAGATCCAGTGCGTTCAGGCGGCCGGTGAGCTTTTGATAACGCTCTTCATACCCTGCGGTATGCGCAGGATCAACGGCTTGAAGACTATCCTTGATATTCTTAGCCATCACAAGCGCTGACTTCGGGCTTACCCAGGTATGCGGGTCGGTGTGCAGGCTGTCGCCATGCCCGTCTGCTTCAGCCTCTTCACCTTCATGACCGTGATCATGCCCATCGTCTTCGTCGGTTGTAATCAGCTTCACCCCTTGGCTAACCTCTACAGACTTGGTTTTACTGTCACCATCGAGGCTCTTAAGGAAATTTGGGACCCAACCTTCCAGACCGGCTCCATTATAGAGGAACAGCTGCGCCTTGGAAGTACTTATGATATCCTGGCTGCGCGGTGTCCAGTCATGCGGCTCAACCCCTACTGGAAGCAGGTTGATTACATTGGCATCGGCGCCGCCGATTTCGGCAGTGAATTCATATATAGGATAAAAAGTAGTTATAACGTTCACTTTACCTTCAACAATGCTTCCGCTGCTCTTCGGCCCGCATGCCGCCAGCGACAGCGTAAGCAGCAGAACAGCAGCGAGCAGCAGCCCTTTTTGTAAGCTTTTAGTTACCATTTCTCTATCGACCCCTTAAATCGTAAAATTTACTATTAGAATTATAATAGTAATGCTTACGATAAGTCAACTCCGATCTGCATTTCGCCAGTCTGCAGGGCTTCCTGTGCACGGTTAACTCGGAGCAAAAAGAAGCAATCCCCGCTGCCTCTGGCCTGCGGGGATTGCTGTACGGTCACTATACGGATGCTCTTCGCATCCCTATTTCACAATTGCTCCGTTCGGCATGCTATCCGGCACGGTAGCAATGGTCAGCTGCTCGCCCTTGGAGGCGGCCAGGATCATGCCCTGGGACAGCTCACCGCGCAGCTTCACCGGCTTCAGGTTCACAATGCAGATCACCTTGCGGCCCACCAGCTCCTCCGGTGTGTAGAACTTCGCAATGCCGGATACCACCTGGCGCTGCTCGTAGCCAAGATCCAGCTGCAGCTTCAGCAGCTTATCCGCCTTCTTCACCGGCTCGCAGGCGATAACCTGGGCTACGCGCAACTCCGCCTTGGCGAAATCGTCGATGCCGATTTCTTCCTTATGCTCCTCTTCCTCCGGATCGGCAGCAGCCGCTTCCGGGGCCACAGCAGCCGCAGCAGCAGGCGTTGCCTCTGCAGCGGCCGGCTTCCCGGCTCCCATCGCTTCGGCGATGTACGCTACCTCCTGCGCCACATCCAGGCGCGGGAAGATCGGGTCGCCCTTCACCAGCCGGGTACCTGCTGGAATCAGGCCGAAGGATCTGCCGCTCTCCCACGTAGTCAGCTCGCCCGGCTGAATGCCCAGCTGCTCCCAGATCTTCGCCGGAGCGCCGGTCAGGAACGGCTGGAGCAGAATGGACGCGGTGCGCAGTCCCTCTACCAGATGCCGCATCACCGAAGCCAGCTCAGCGCTGCGGCTCTCGTCCTTCGCGAGCACCCAAGGCTGGGTCTCGTCAATGTACTTGTTCGTCCGGCTGATCAGCGCGCCGATCGCGGTCAGGGCAACGGAGAATTCCATCTTCTCCATCGCCTCTTCCACTTTGGCGTAAGTGTTCTGCACTACCGCCTCAAGCTCGCCGTCAAATGCGGTGACTTGCCCGGCGTATGCCGGAAGCTCCCCGCCGAAGTACTTCTCAACCATTGCGCCGGTCCGGTTCAGCAGGTTGCCAAGGTCATTGGCCAGATCATAGTTGATCCGGTCCACGAAGCTCTCCGGCGTGAAGGTGCCGTCCGAGCCAAAAGGAACCTCGCGCAGCAGATAATAACGCAGAGCATCCAGGCCGTAGCGGTCAATCAGCGTCACCGGATCAACCACATTGCCCTTGGATTTGGACATCTTGCCATCCTTCATCAGCAGCCAGCCGTGCGCAAATACCTTCTTCGGCAACGGTTCGCCGAGCGCCATCAGAATGATCGGCCAGTAGATCGTATGGAAGCGGACAATTTCCTTCCCGACGATGTGTACATCCGCAGGCCAGTACTTCTCGTACAGACTGCGGTCCTCCGAGCCATAGCCGAGAGCCGTGATGTAGTTGGTAAGCGCATCGATCCACACGTACACTACATGCTTCTCGTCGCCTTTTACCTTAACGCCCCAGTCAAAAGTCGTACGGGATACCGCCAGATCCTCCAGACCCGGCTTGATGAAGTTGTTAATCATCTCGTTCTTGCGGGATTCCGGCAGGATAAACTCCGGATTCTGCTCGTAGAACTTCAGCAGGCGGTCAGCATATTTGCTCATGCGGAAGAAGTAGCTTTCCTCCTTGACCAGCTCCACCGGATGACCGCTGTCAGGGCTTTTTCCGCCAATAATCTTGCCGTCAGCATCACGTTCAATATCCACCAGCTGGGTCTCGGTGTAGAAGGTCTCATCCGAAATACAGTACCAGCCTTCGTATTCCCCTTTGTAGATATCCCCCTGCTTCAGCAGACGGTCAAAAATATCCGCAACCACCTTCTTGTGGCGCTCCTCTGTGGTACGGATGAAATCATCATTCGAGATGTCCAGCTTCTTCCACAGATCCTTAATACCGACGACAATCCCGTCCACGAACTCCTGCGGGGTCTTCCCGGCCTTGCCGGCCTTCTCTTCAATCTTCTGCCCATGCTCGTCCGTCCCGGTCAGATAGCGCACCTCATAGCCGCGCAGCCGCTTGTAGCGGGCCATCGCATCACCGGCTACCGTGGAATACGCATGCCCGATATGCAGCTTGTCGCTCGGATAGTAGATCGGTGTTGTCAGATAAAAGGTTTTGTTCTCACTCATTACTTCATCATCCCTTCGTTATCCCTAATCGTCCATTTCACACAAAAAACTCCCGCCCCCATTATGGGGCGAGAGTAAACTCACGCGATACCACCCAACATTCCCCGGCTCCTCACAGAGCACAGGCTTCGTCAGTTCCTCAAGCGGAACTGTCCATTAACGCTGGAACACGCCGTGCGCTTACGCAGACCCCGGCTTCAGGCCTTCCGCTCGAACACAGTTCCTCCCGGACCATATTCAATCTGGCATCCCATACCGGCTCCCAGCAGCCCCGGCTCTCTGTAATGGTGTCCATATCTACTTATCCGTTCCTCGGAATATCACTTATTATTCAAAATATACCCATCCCGGCAGCCCGTGTCAAGTCGTATGCAGCGGCTTGTCCCCGGAGGGCTGTTCTTTGCGCGGCGGCACCGGGTCAAGGCCTCCCGGATGGAAGGGATGACAGCGGGCGATCCGCCTGGCAGCGAGCCATGAGCCCTTGAGTGGTCCATGGACCTCAATTGCCTCCAGCGCATAGGCCGAACAGGTCGGGTAGAACCGGCAGGTGGCGGGCTTGAGCGGCGAAATGAACTTGCGGTAGACCCGGATAGGAGCCTGTACCGTTCTTCGTAAGCTAGCCATATTCAGCGTCCCTCTTTGCTGCGGGCGGCCCCGGCCGGCTCTTCTACTCTTCCCTGCTCACAATCCTTGCAGTAGCCGAATACCTCGAATTTATGCTTGACCACCCGGAACTGATCCGGCGGATCGGTTAGATTCATCGGGCAGAATTGAATCGGGTACGTCTTCATACACTGCAGACAAATCATATGGTGATGATGGTGATCCTGACTGCAGCTTGCCTTGAATTTGACGCCTTCTTCAAATACAATCTGCTCCAGTACCCCCAGTTCCTCCATAACGCGCAGGTTACGGTAGACTGTATCGAAGCTCAGCCCGCTATACTTGCGGCCCATATGCTCATATACATCCTTCGCAGACAAATATCCCGTGTTCTCGCCGAATAATTTGGCAAGCGTCTTGCGCTGATCGGTGATTCGCAGCCCCTGCCCCGACATGGCTTCCAGGATTTGATCTGTCGACAGCATTCGCTCATCTCCCATAACATAGGTCGTTTGTGTTGCACTCTCTTTATAATGCCCCAAAAGCACTGCCCCGTCAATAAAAGCGCCTGTTGCCTGCCCTCATCGGCAGACTTGCGGCAGAATACAAAACGGCAGCCGCCCCCTCAGGAGCGCTGCCGTTTTGTATTCTAGAAGAAATTATTTTTTCGCCGGAAGCGGCGTGAAGACAAAGTTAACGGGCAGGTTGCTGCCGGAAGCAACGGTGAAGACCATCTCCACACGGCTTTCGTATTCACCGGTACGGTAGACTACGGCGTTCATGTCCGACTTATCTAATTTGCCCTTGTTCGGCAGATTTACAACCGTGCCGTTTACGAGGATGGATCCAAGGTACCCTCCCCCACGCGGGTTGAAGGTAATCAGCGTATTGGCTGCAACACGTTCCAATACAATTTTGTACAGAACCCCGAAGTTACCGGAGTTGGAAGCTGTTGTCCCGTTCATCGGATCAATGCCGTCCAGGTTCTTGTCATTGACGTTATCGCCCAAGATCAGCTTGGACTGTGAAGAGCCCACCAGATCGGTCACATTCATGATGCGTGTAGAATCCGGATAGGTTCCCCGGTTATGCACGCCGTCTCGGTCAAGAATCGGTAGAATTGGCAGTTCAGCAAGCGGATCTTTGGACTGCTCGACCATAACCACGTTGTATAGAACAGGATAATCACTATTCAGATCCGCACTGAGGGACATAACGTCCTTTGGCTTCATAGCCACTTTGTTCAGGTCTGTCATAATAGAAATGCTCTGTCCCGGCTGCAGGGTAATCTGCGATTGGGCAGAACCGGTAATCATGGAATTATAATATTTCTCAACCGATATCTTACCTGTATATTCCGGAGATACAACCGGACCGGCGATCCCCAGATACTGGGTAGTAATCGTAGTAGGATACAGGTTATTGTTCGTAGCGATCACATAGAGCTTCTGTCTTGTAGACATATTGTTCATATGATGCACAAGGAAGCGTGTGTTGCCTACAGAAGTCTCACGGTACAGTACACCTTCCGTATTAACGGTCTCCGGGCTGTTGCTGCGGA is a window of Paenibacillus sp. FSL H3-0469 DNA encoding:
- the mntR gene encoding transcriptional regulator MntR codes for the protein MPTPSMEDYLERIYKLIDEKGYARVSDIAEGLEVHPSSVTKMIQKLDKDEYLIYEKYRGLVLTSKGKKVGKRLVDRHQLLEEFLGIIGVQQEHIYKDVEGIEHHLSWDSITRIETLVEYFRRDEARVQTLYDIHHEIASDS
- the splB gene encoding spore photoproduct lyase is translated as MSLITPERPPAKRTRKPTGLFIPELVFFEPDALNYPKGERIMEWVKSRNIPYRMTTSHNRITNLPGETEVEQYKIAKRTLVVGLRKTLTFDQSKPSADYAIPIATGCMGHCHYCYLQTTLGAKPYIRVYVNTGDIIDAAKKYITERSPEITTFEAACTSDPLGLEHITGSLTELIEFMAEEPLGRLRFVTKYQHVEPLLKLKHNGHTRVRFSVNADYVIKNFEPATSRFEERIEAAGQIARAGYPLGFIIAPIIWHDGWEEGYSELLEKLAHALPPEIGKGLTFEMIQHRFTKTAKTVIEKRYPKSKLEMDIEKRKKKWGKWGQNKYVYPDEQQTALREFITERIFEYFPEAAIDYFT
- a CDS encoding cytochrome c biogenesis protein CcdA, with translation MSNLNAGIAFAAGVASFISPCCLPLYPSYLSYITGLSVQELKNGSNSKEVRLRTLSHTLAFILGFSAVFYTLGFGAGLFGEFFNGQRDLIRQLSAILIIVMGLFLLGVFQPQFLLRERKLELRWKPAGYLGSFIFGIGFSAGWSPCIGPILTAIIALSASDPGTWFTMITAYSIGFALPFFGLAFFLGGARKILKYSNLLMKLGGGLMVFMGILLFTDQMFRITIWLQGITPRWLIF
- a CDS encoding metal ABC transporter permease — translated: MEILFSDFFQRALAGGLMIGITAPLIGVFLVLRRLSMIGDTLAHVTIAGVALGFLTGFYPLGAGLIFAVVASFAIEKLRKAYKSYAELSIAIIMSGGVALASLFFTLGKGYNADVMSYLFGSIYTLNTTDLVVVGIVTIAVVVVVTLFFKEFFLLSFEEDAASVSGLPVKLLNMLITVLTALVISTAIKIVGSLLVSALLTIPVAISLLLSRSFKSSVILSVAIAEIAVTSGLVIAGVWNLAPGATIVLLLIALLTLTLIGKKGLPA
- a CDS encoding metal ABC transporter ATP-binding protein, which gives rise to MQPVSLDCHQHMIEIQDLSFSYGEQKVISNLNYTVKERDFLGILGSNGAGKTTLLKMIVGLLPATSGEIKLFGQPVRRFKDWERIGYVPQKNAFNPLFPATVREVVLSGLYNNKNLIRRVSKAQHRQCEDALEVMRIQDIAEKRVGQLSGGQQQRVFLARALINHPDLLILDEPTVGIDAETQAGFFELIMHMHAHHHMTFLMVSHDIDMMKNYLGSEPVQKNGKINFYCRHSHEAQNCAVDNLQHTLS
- a CDS encoding zinc ABC transporter substrate-binding protein, whose amino-acid sequence is MVTKSLQKGLLLAAVLLLTLSLAACGPKSSGSIVEGKVNVITTFYPIYEFTAEIGGADANVINLLPVGVEPHDWTPRSQDIISTSKAQLFLYNGAGLEGWVPNFLKSLDGDSKTKSVEVSQGVKLITTDEDDGHDHGHEGEEAEADGHGDSLHTDPHTWVSPKSALVMAKNIKDSLQAVDPAHTAGYEERYQKLTGRLNALDLKFTEELGKLPNKEIVVSHQAFSYLARDYGLSQHAIMGLSPDAEPRGQDLVKLAALVKAEGIRYIFFEELVSDKLAKTLASETGVSTMVLNPVEGLTEAQQKNGDNYFTLMEKNLQNLILALQ
- the metG gene encoding methionine--tRNA ligase, translated to MSENKTFYLTTPIYYPSDKLHIGHAYSTVAGDAMARYKRLRGYEVRYLTGTDEHGQKIEEKAGKAGKTPQEFVDGIVVGIKDLWKKLDISNDDFIRTTEERHKKVVADIFDRLLKQGDIYKGEYEGWYCISDETFYTETQLVDIERDADGKIIGGKSPDSGHPVELVKEESYFFRMSKYADRLLKFYEQNPEFILPESRKNEMINNFIKPGLEDLAVSRTTFDWGVKVKGDEKHVVYVWIDALTNYITALGYGSEDRSLYEKYWPADVHIVGKEIVRFHTIYWPIILMALGEPLPKKVFAHGWLLMKDGKMSKSKGNVVDPVTLIDRYGLDALRYYLLREVPFGSDGTFTPESFVDRINYDLANDLGNLLNRTGAMVEKYFGGELPAYAGQVTAFDGELEAVVQNTYAKVEEAMEKMEFSVALTAIGALISRTNKYIDETQPWVLAKDESRSAELASVMRHLVEGLRTASILLQPFLTGAPAKIWEQLGIQPGELTTWESGRSFGLIPAGTRLVKGDPIFPRLDVAQEVAYIAEAMGAGKPAAAEATPAAAAAVAPEAAAADPEEEEHKEEIGIDDFAKAELRVAQVIACEPVKKADKLLKLQLDLGYEQRQVVSGIAKFYTPEELVGRKVICIVNLKPVKLRGELSQGMILAASKGEQLTIATVPDSMPNGAIVK
- the yidD gene encoding membrane protein insertion efficiency factor YidD, giving the protein MASLRRTVQAPIRVYRKFISPLKPATCRFYPTCSAYALEAIEVHGPLKGSWLAARRIARCHPFHPGGLDPVPPRKEQPSGDKPLHTT
- a CDS encoding Fur family transcriptional regulator produces the protein MLSTDQILEAMSGQGLRITDQRKTLAKLFGENTGYLSAKDVYEHMGRKYSGLSFDTVYRNLRVMEELGVLEQIVFEEGVKFKASCSQDHHHHHMICLQCMKTYPIQFCPMNLTDPPDQFRVVKHKFEVFGYCKDCEQGRVEEPAGAARSKEGR